In Alphaproteobacteria bacterium, one DNA window encodes the following:
- a CDS encoding enoyl-CoA hydratase/isomerase family protein: MSDVVKVDRHGAVTVFTINRPDKGNAISRAVAADMQAAFVEFDVDDAQRVAVITGAGDRNFSAGADVTDLPELWRCIPTVGIQTEKPVIAATSGWVVGGAMVMTMMADLCISSESTKFYYPEAKLGFTGGIISGLAGRIPHKIAMEIIMMCKPMEAQRAYEVGLVNKLVPVGKQVEEAVAWGQELATYAPLVLSTIKRFITQSVLPKGPSELMGHAMVDLERVRLSEDGQEGGRAFREKRTPVFKGR, encoded by the coding sequence ATGAGTGACGTCGTCAAGGTCGACCGGCACGGCGCGGTCACCGTCTTCACCATCAATCGGCCCGACAAGGGCAACGCCATCAGCCGCGCGGTGGCGGCCGACATGCAGGCCGCCTTCGTCGAGTTCGACGTCGACGACGCGCAACGCGTCGCGGTGATCACCGGCGCCGGCGATCGCAACTTCTCGGCCGGCGCCGATGTCACCGACCTGCCCGAGCTGTGGCGCTGCATCCCCACCGTCGGCATCCAGACCGAGAAGCCGGTCATCGCGGCGACCTCGGGCTGGGTGGTCGGCGGCGCCATGGTGATGACCATGATGGCCGATCTCTGCATCTCGAGCGAGAGCACGAAGTTCTACTATCCCGAGGCCAAGCTGGGCTTCACCGGTGGCATCATCTCCGGCCTCGCCGGGCGGATCCCGCACAAGATCGCCATGGAAATCATCATGATGTGCAAGCCGATGGAGGCCCAGCGCGCCTACGAGGTCGGCCTGGTCAACAAGCTGGTGCCGGTCGGCAAGCAGGTCGAGGAAGCCGTCGCCTGGGGCCAGGAGCTGGCGACCTACGCGCCACTGGTGCTCAGCACCATCAAGCGCTTCATCACCCAGAGCGTGCTGCCCAAGGGGCCGTCGGAGCTGATGGGCCACGCCATGGTCGATCTCGAGCGCGTGCGGCTGAGCGAGGACGGCCAGGAAGGCGGCCGCGCCTTCCGCGAGAAGCGCACGCCGGTTTTCAAGGGGCGCTGA
- a CDS encoding AMP-binding protein — translation MNIASLLVKSAQAFPDMIALAKGEAPHATWRAMLRKVSVMATHLRHRMGLRPGERVALAMTNGVESLEAMYAIWHAGLCAVPMNAKLHPREFAFILENSGARACFVTPDLAEAIASVKDDCPQLARIIDCSTRDYTSMGIGDPIALHRSLPTDAAWFFYTSGTTGRPKGAVLTNRNLLAMSQNYYADVDRPEPGGSIIHVAPISHGSGLWNFPMLARGVTQVFPESGRYEVPEMVQLLHRWPDATIFLAPTMVKRLIDHPIVGEMRPGEIRTISYGGAPMYVSDLKKALDVLGNVMVQLYGQGESPMTISHLSRAVHADRDHPRWEQRLASAGLPDTCVEVQVVDEQGQSMPTGEVGEIIVRGDTVMEGYWQNPEATAKSLREGWLWTGDVGCFDEEGFLTLKDRSKDMIISGGSNIYPREIEDVLNMHPAVLECSVVGRPHPEWGEEAVAFVVPREGRTVTPAELDQLCLDNIARYKRPKEYRFIDALPKNNYGKILKTDLRTKL, via the coding sequence ATGAATATCGCGTCTCTGCTCGTGAAGTCGGCACAGGCCTTTCCCGACATGATCGCGCTGGCCAAGGGCGAGGCGCCGCACGCGACCTGGCGCGCCATGCTGCGCAAGGTCTCGGTGATGGCCACGCACCTGCGCCACCGCATGGGGCTGCGGCCGGGCGAGCGAGTGGCGCTGGCGATGACCAACGGCGTGGAGTCGCTGGAGGCGATGTACGCCATCTGGCACGCGGGACTTTGCGCCGTTCCGATGAACGCCAAGCTGCACCCCCGGGAGTTCGCCTTCATCCTCGAGAATTCCGGCGCACGGGCCTGCTTCGTCACGCCGGATCTCGCCGAGGCCATCGCCTCGGTGAAGGACGATTGTCCCCAGCTCGCGCGCATCATCGACTGCTCGACGCGCGACTACACCTCGATGGGCATCGGCGATCCGATCGCGCTGCATCGATCCCTGCCGACCGACGCGGCGTGGTTCTTCTACACATCAGGGACCACCGGCCGGCCCAAGGGTGCGGTGCTGACCAACCGCAACCTGCTGGCCATGAGCCAGAACTACTACGCCGATGTGGACCGGCCCGAGCCGGGCGGCTCGATCATCCATGTCGCGCCGATCAGCCACGGCTCGGGCCTGTGGAACTTCCCGATGCTGGCGCGCGGCGTCACCCAGGTGTTCCCCGAGAGCGGCCGCTACGAGGTGCCCGAGATGGTGCAGCTGTTGCACCGCTGGCCCGACGCCACCATCTTCCTCGCGCCGACCATGGTGAAGCGGCTGATCGATCATCCGATCGTCGGCGAGATGCGGCCGGGCGAGATCCGCACGATCAGCTACGGCGGCGCGCCGATGTATGTCAGCGACCTGAAGAAGGCGCTCGACGTGCTGGGCAACGTGATGGTGCAGCTCTACGGCCAGGGCGAGAGCCCGATGACCATCAGCCATCTCAGCCGCGCCGTACATGCCGACAGGGACCATCCGCGCTGGGAGCAGCGCCTGGCCTCGGCCGGCCTGCCCGACACCTGCGTCGAGGTGCAGGTGGTCGACGAGCAGGGCCAGTCGATGCCCACCGGCGAGGTCGGCGAGATCATCGTGCGCGGTGACACCGTCATGGAGGGCTACTGGCAGAACCCGGAGGCGACGGCGAAGTCGCTGCGCGAGGGCTGGCTGTGGACCGGCGATGTCGGCTGCTTCGACGAGGAGGGCTTCCTGACCTTGAAAGACCGCTCGAAGGACATGATCATATCGGGCGGCAGCAACATCTATCCGCGCGAGATCGAGGATGTGCTGAACATGCATCCCGCGGTGCTCGAATGCTCGGTGGTCGGCCGCCCGCATCCCGAATGGGGCGAGGAGGCGGTGGCCTTCGTCGTGCCGCGCGAGGGCCGCACCGTGACGCCGGCCGAGCTCGACCAGCTCTGCCTCGACAACATCGCGCGCTACAAGCGGCCCAAGGAGTACCGCTTCATCGACGCCCTGCCGAAGAACAACTACGGCAAAATCCTCAAGACGGACCTCAGAACGAAGCTGTGA
- a CDS encoding tripartite tricarboxylate transporter substrate binding protein gives MADRASRLGRRVVLGGAAAVLAAPAIAQQRAWPSKPVRVVIAYPPGGPTDVCTRIVLDKVQSSLGQPFIFDNRGGASGAIGAEIVKNAPNDGYTFLGMTVAMVCITPHLQPIPYHPVNDFEPVARMGTSWGALAAHPSVPVNTLAELIAYAKANPGKLHWGSSGMATITQLFGENLKFEAGIDLVHVPYKGSAQALQAVMSGEVQLQFDQLTLPHIKSGKLKGIAMLGEARKPDLPNVPTMRESGYGKDMADSWYGIMAPRGTPRPIVDRLSRAIDEAMKDPAVIEKMDKGQLRPTYLDSDQLRAAIASESKRFGEIIRKANIKI, from the coding sequence ATGGCAGACAGGGCGTCCAGGCTGGGCCGCCGCGTGGTCCTTGGCGGTGCGGCCGCCGTCCTTGCGGCGCCGGCGATCGCGCAGCAGCGCGCGTGGCCGAGCAAGCCGGTACGTGTGGTGATCGCCTATCCGCCGGGCGGCCCGACCGATGTCTGTACCCGCATCGTTCTCGACAAGGTGCAGTCGAGCCTCGGCCAGCCGTTCATCTTCGACAATCGCGGCGGCGCGTCGGGCGCGATCGGCGCGGAGATCGTCAAGAACGCGCCCAATGACGGCTACACCTTCCTCGGCATGACGGTGGCGATGGTCTGCATCACGCCGCACCTGCAGCCGATCCCCTATCACCCGGTCAACGACTTCGAGCCGGTGGCGCGCATGGGCACGTCGTGGGGCGCGCTGGCGGCGCATCCCTCGGTGCCAGTCAACACGCTGGCCGAGCTGATCGCCTACGCCAAGGCCAATCCGGGAAAGCTGCACTGGGGCTCCTCGGGCATGGCGACCATCACCCAGCTGTTCGGCGAGAACCTGAAGTTCGAGGCCGGCATCGACCTTGTGCACGTGCCCTACAAGGGAAGCGCCCAGGCGCTGCAGGCGGTGATGTCCGGCGAGGTCCAGCTGCAGTTCGACCAGCTCACCCTGCCGCACATCAAGTCGGGCAAGCTCAAGGGCATCGCCATGCTGGGCGAGGCGCGCAAGCCCGATCTGCCCAACGTGCCGACCATGCGCGAGAGCGGCTACGGCAAGGACATGGCCGACAGCTGGTACGGCATCATGGCGCCCAGGGGTACGCCCAGGCCGATCGTCGACAGGCTGTCGAGGGCGATCGACGAGGCGATGAAGGATCCCGCCGTCATCGAGAAGATGGACAAGGGCCAGCTGCGGCCGACCTATCTCGATTCCGACCAGCTGCGCGCGGCCATCGCATCGGAGAGCAAGCGCTTCGGCGAGATCATCCGCAAGGCCAACATCAAGATCTAG
- a CDS encoding FAD binding domain-containing protein, translating to MRPAPFEYFAPASLAEAAALLAQSEGAGRILAGGQSLLPAMNLRLARPSCLIDLRRVPGLDEIRIEADTVRIGARVTHQQLIDSPELRAAIPLFAMAGPYIAHAAIRSHGTFGGSLALADPASEWPTVLSLLGGRVRAERVGGARWIDVRDFFRSFYTTALAPDEILTDIEIPRPGPGTRFAFDEFVRQSGAFAIVLSAVALLPSAANAGALLGVVGGCGLKPARLVLGPLASGPSLEERIDQALNHPDIEPSDDIHASAQDRRRVAAVLIRRCIARLTQPADRARG from the coding sequence ATGCGGCCCGCCCCGTTTGAGTATTTCGCGCCGGCAAGTCTTGCGGAGGCCGCCGCGCTGCTCGCGCAGAGCGAGGGCGCCGGCCGTATCCTGGCAGGCGGACAGAGCCTGTTGCCAGCGATGAATCTGCGCCTGGCGCGGCCCAGCTGCCTCATCGACCTGCGCCGCGTTCCCGGTCTCGATGAGATCAGGATCGAAGCCGACACCGTGCGCATCGGCGCGCGCGTTACGCATCAGCAGTTGATCGACTCGCCCGAGCTCAGGGCGGCTATTCCGCTGTTTGCGATGGCGGGGCCATACATCGCCCACGCCGCGATCCGGTCCCACGGCACGTTCGGTGGCAGCCTCGCGCTCGCCGACCCCGCCTCGGAATGGCCGACGGTGCTGAGCCTGCTTGGCGGCCGCGTGCGCGCCGAGCGCGTGGGCGGCGCGCGCTGGATCGACGTGCGCGACTTCTTCCGGTCCTTCTACACGACGGCGCTCGCGCCCGACGAGATCCTGACGGACATAGAGATTCCACGGCCCGGCCCGGGCACACGTTTCGCCTTCGACGAGTTCGTACGCCAGTCGGGTGCATTCGCGATCGTCCTGTCGGCGGTTGCATTGCTTCCGTCGGCCGCCAACGCGGGCGCCCTCCTGGGCGTCGTTGGCGGCTGCGGGCTGAAGCCCGCGCGACTCGTGCTCGGGCCGTTGGCTTCGGGGCCATCGCTCGAGGAGCGCATCGATCAAGCGCTGAACCATCCGGACATCGAGCCGAGCGACGACATCCACGCCTCGGCGCAGGATCGCCGCAGGGTCGCCGCCGTCCTGATCCGGCGCTGCATCGCCCGTCTGACGCAGCCCGCCGATCGTGCGAGAGGATGA
- a CDS encoding TRAP transporter large permease subunit, whose protein sequence is MSGLDAQIALLAVAALFFLFGTGIWIGLSMIGVSIAVMWIFAPNRLAGDAMATTIFSDSSSWTLTALPLFIWMGEILFRTAISEDMFRGLAPWMQRLPGRLVHTNILGCSIFAAVSGSSAATCATIGKMTVPELRRRGYPDDIAIGSLAGAGTLGLLIPPSLIMIVYGVQAEVSVAKLFAAGIVPGAMLGVLFMGYVALWALINRDRVPPRDPSTSLGEKLRASGALIPVVALILLVLGSIYAGIATATESAAFGVLGSFAIAAAQRRLNRETFWQSVMGATRLTAMILLILAGASFLKLAMGFTGLPRHLAESIAAMQLTPAMLILVLAILYIGLGCFLDGISMVVLTIAIVMPMIEQAGIDKIWFGIFVTLVVEMAQITPPIGFNLFVLQGMTGKSIFWVGKVSFPFFALMCVAVVITYVFPDVVMWLPNQMTQAAR, encoded by the coding sequence ATGAGCGGATTGGACGCCCAGATCGCGCTGCTCGCCGTCGCCGCGCTGTTCTTCCTCTTCGGGACCGGAATCTGGATCGGCCTGTCGATGATCGGCGTGTCGATCGCCGTGATGTGGATCTTCGCGCCCAATCGCCTGGCCGGCGACGCGATGGCGACGACGATCTTCTCCGACAGCTCGTCGTGGACGCTGACTGCGCTGCCGCTGTTCATCTGGATGGGCGAGATCCTGTTCCGCACCGCCATCTCCGAGGACATGTTCCGCGGCCTGGCACCGTGGATGCAGCGGCTTCCCGGCCGGCTTGTGCACACCAACATCCTCGGCTGCTCGATCTTCGCCGCCGTCAGCGGCTCCTCGGCGGCGACCTGCGCCACCATCGGCAAGATGACCGTGCCGGAGCTGCGTCGGCGCGGCTACCCCGACGACATCGCCATCGGCTCGCTGGCGGGCGCCGGCACGCTCGGCCTGCTGATCCCGCCGTCGCTGATCATGATCGTCTACGGCGTGCAGGCCGAGGTCTCGGTCGCCAAGCTGTTCGCCGCCGGCATCGTGCCCGGTGCCATGCTGGGCGTCCTGTTCATGGGCTACGTCGCGCTATGGGCGCTGATCAATCGCGACCGAGTGCCGCCGCGCGATCCCTCGACCTCCCTGGGCGAGAAGCTGCGCGCCTCGGGCGCGCTGATCCCGGTCGTGGCGCTGATCCTGCTGGTGCTGGGCTCGATCTATGCCGGCATCGCCACCGCCACCGAGTCGGCGGCCTTCGGCGTGCTTGGCTCCTTCGCCATCGCCGCGGCGCAACGGCGCCTGAACCGTGAGACGTTCTGGCAGAGCGTGATGGGCGCCACGCGACTCACCGCGATGATCCTGCTGATCCTCGCCGGCGCCTCGTTCCTCAAGCTGGCGATGGGCTTCACCGGCCTGCCGCGCCATCTGGCGGAATCGATCGCCGCCATGCAGCTCACGCCGGCGATGCTGATCCTGGTGCTGGCGATCCTCTACATCGGCTTGGGCTGCTTTCTCGACGGCATCTCGATGGTGGTGCTGACCATCGCCATCGTCATGCCGATGATCGAACAGGCCGGGATCGACAAGATCTGGTTCGGCATCTTCGTCACGCTCGTCGTGGAGATGGCGCAGATCACGCCACCGATCGGTTTCAACCTCTTCGTGCTGCAGGGCATGACCGGCAAGTCGATCTTCTGGGTCGGCAAGGTCTCGTTCCCGTTCTTCGCGCTGATGTGCGTCGCCGTGGTCATCACCTATGTCTTCCCCGACGTGGTGATGTGGCTGCCCAACCAGATGACGCAGGCGGCGCGCTAG
- a CDS encoding alpha/beta fold hydrolase — MAHVRIGDAELHYVVQGEGEPLLLLPGLGLDHQYYRLVLPRFAGATKVYAVDPRGIGGSSKSPPPYSVESWADDFARLIETLGQGPMHVLGTSLGGAMALALAVRSPHCVRDLIVVGAFSELDRAAVLNFDLRARLIERLGMSEEVADYMALWTLTRGFINSDEGFRQMKLNQEIIRRNSAELYLAFVRSVLAWGRALPGQEHEPKFTAELPKVKARTLVIGSGNDQLIPLALSEKIAAAISGARLHVMPDGGHIPFVEKHKEVAEVVLDFLGARRKEAA, encoded by the coding sequence ATGGCGCACGTGCGCATCGGCGACGCCGAGCTGCATTACGTCGTGCAGGGTGAGGGTGAGCCGCTTCTGCTGCTGCCAGGGCTCGGCCTCGATCATCAGTACTATCGCCTCGTTCTGCCGCGCTTCGCCGGCGCGACGAAGGTTTATGCCGTCGACCCGCGCGGCATCGGCGGGTCGAGCAAGTCGCCGCCGCCCTATTCCGTCGAGTCGTGGGCCGACGACTTCGCACGCCTGATCGAGACCCTGGGACAGGGGCCGATGCATGTCCTGGGCACCTCTCTCGGCGGCGCCATGGCCCTGGCGTTGGCGGTGCGCTCCCCGCATTGCGTGCGCGACCTCATCGTCGTCGGCGCGTTCAGCGAGCTCGATCGGGCCGCGGTGCTCAACTTCGACCTGCGGGCGCGGCTGATCGAGCGCCTGGGCATGAGCGAGGAGGTCGCCGACTACATGGCGTTGTGGACTCTCACGCGCGGATTCATCAACTCCGACGAGGGCTTCCGCCAGATGAAGCTCAACCAGGAGATCATCCGGCGCAACTCGGCCGAGCTCTATCTCGCCTTCGTGCGCTCGGTGCTGGCCTGGGGCCGCGCCCTGCCGGGACAGGAGCACGAGCCCAAGTTCACCGCCGAGCTGCCCAAGGTCAAAGCGCGCACCCTGGTGATCGGTTCGGGCAATGACCAGCTGATCCCGCTGGCGCTGAGCGAGAAGATCGCCGCCGCCATTTCGGGGGCACGCCTGCACGTCATGCCGGATGGCGGCCACATCCCCTTCGTCGAGAAGCACAAAGAGGTTGCGGAGGTGGTTCTCGACTTCCTCGGCGCCCGCCGGAAAGAGGCTGCCTAG
- a CDS encoding MarR family transcriptional regulator: protein MDSTTACLKLLWVASHLIRDLEGHFSQHGLSQARFLVLIVLERTADKRLMPAELARQLGISKKNTARVLAFMEEARLVHRTSHQTDGRASLVSITAAGSALLTKAMPGYYRILNRAMRPLDGKAKATLISALDRLAQ from the coding sequence GTGGATTCGACGACCGCGTGCCTCAAGCTGTTGTGGGTCGCCAGCCACCTGATCCGCGACCTCGAGGGCCACTTCTCGCAGCACGGTCTGTCGCAGGCCCGCTTCCTGGTGCTGATCGTGCTCGAGCGCACCGCCGACAAGCGGTTGATGCCGGCCGAGCTGGCGCGCCAGCTCGGCATCTCCAAGAAGAACACAGCTCGCGTGCTCGCCTTCATGGAGGAGGCCCGCCTGGTGCACCGCACCTCGCATCAGACCGACGGCCGCGCCTCGCTGGTCTCGATCACCGCCGCCGGCTCCGCCCTGCTCACCAAGGCGATGCCCGGCTATTACCGCATCCTCAACCGCGCCATGCGGCCGCTCGACGGCAAGGCCAAGGCGACATTGATATCGGCACTGGACCGGCTTGCCCAATAA
- a CDS encoding (2Fe-2S)-binding protein, translated as MATTGTVQICVNEIVHHREVEARRRLGDFLREDLGLTGTHLPCEHGVCGVCTVLVDGTPRLSCLTLAMQADGTRVVTVEGLAHDPVLAALHKAFQEQHALQCGYCTPGFLIALAALFRRQPDATDEAIRETIDGIICRCTGYLPILQAAISARDKFIAR; from the coding sequence ATGGCAACAACGGGCACGGTGCAAATCTGCGTCAATGAGATCGTCCACCACCGTGAGGTCGAGGCGCGCCGTCGCCTGGGCGACTTCCTGCGCGAGGACCTCGGCCTCACGGGTACGCATCTACCCTGCGAGCATGGCGTCTGCGGTGTCTGCACCGTGCTTGTCGACGGCACGCCGCGACTGTCCTGCCTGACGCTGGCGATGCAGGCCGACGGCACGCGCGTCGTGACCGTCGAAGGCCTCGCCCACGATCCCGTACTTGCTGCCCTGCACAAGGCATTCCAGGAACAGCACGCGCTGCAGTGCGGCTACTGCACGCCGGGCTTCCTGATCGCGCTGGCCGCCTTGTTCCGCAGGCAGCCCGACGCGACTGACGAGGCGATCCGCGAAACCATCGACGGCATCATCTGCCGTTGCACGGGCTACCTGCCGATCCTGCAGGCCGCGATCAGCGCGCGGGACAAGTTCATCGCCCGCTGA
- a CDS encoding xanthine dehydrogenase family protein, whose translation MVTSVRHVGAALRRIEDPRLLSGRGYYAADLAAPGMLVAAVLRSPLPHARVGAIDTTKATALPGVALVATAADLGAAQRALPSFGQFPKSLIDRWQPTIRTCPHPTLAQDKVRYVGQPVALVVAESREIAEDALELIEVDYQPLPVTTTIEQSLAADAPRLFEDQPGNVALEFRTTIGDIEAAFASAAHVVRDRFAIQRYSGMALEGRGLLAVPAQDGLTVWASHQLPHFLRGLICESLALPHYAVRVLQPDIGGGFGQKAGMYSEDVLVPWAAHRLGRPVKWLEDKAEQLVGSSHSRQQEFDMELALDADARVLGLRYRARIDAGGYLTFPVVLSYLGMCHMLGPYRLPAFAAHVQSVLTNKTHSAPSRGAGRPEAAFALNRIMDRAAQQIGIDPIELRRRNFIQPADMPYSPGILYRDGNPLLFESGDYPGALERALQAIDRDSFRREQAAARAEGRHLGLGIECNIEAGGLGPYEYARVRVDPSGKLVVHTGLVDSGQGHKTVFAQVCADQLGVDPADVVVLATDTDALTYGRGTYHSRGAVAGGGAVHKAASALRARLVEIAARHFQIRPDTLVVEGGAVFEPGTDRRLTFADCARLATPELALPVGGAPGLDETAVFEMPTTSWGNAVHAAFVEVDVETGRVRVLRYVVLHDCGRMINPLIVRGQVLGALVQGIGGSLLEELGYDPHGNPQATTLQEYILPRLDDVPEIEILNMETPSPLNPLGVKGAGEAGTLGPPAALAAAVEDALAPFGVRIHATPLSPRNILAALRAKREEKANAARPV comes from the coding sequence ATGGTCACCTCTGTCCGGCACGTCGGCGCCGCACTCAGGCGTATCGAGGATCCGCGGCTGCTGAGCGGCCGCGGCTACTACGCTGCCGATCTTGCCGCGCCGGGCATGCTGGTCGCGGCGGTGCTCCGCAGCCCATTGCCCCATGCGCGCGTGGGCGCCATCGACACGACGAAGGCGACGGCACTGCCCGGCGTCGCCCTGGTGGCGACGGCAGCCGACCTCGGCGCCGCCCAGCGCGCGCTCCCGTCCTTCGGCCAGTTCCCAAAAAGCCTGATCGACCGCTGGCAACCCACCATCCGCACCTGCCCGCATCCGACGCTGGCGCAGGACAAGGTGCGCTATGTCGGCCAGCCGGTGGCGCTGGTTGTGGCCGAGAGCCGTGAGATTGCCGAGGACGCGCTCGAGCTGATCGAGGTCGACTATCAGCCACTGCCTGTGACGACGACGATCGAACAGTCGCTCGCCGCCGATGCCCCACGGCTGTTCGAGGACCAGCCCGGCAACGTCGCGCTCGAGTTCAGGACGACGATCGGCGATATCGAGGCTGCGTTCGCAAGCGCTGCGCATGTCGTGCGCGATCGCTTCGCCATCCAGCGCTATTCCGGCATGGCGCTCGAGGGCCGCGGTCTGCTCGCCGTGCCCGCCCAGGATGGCCTGACCGTCTGGGCCAGCCATCAGCTGCCGCATTTTTTGCGGGGGCTCATTTGCGAATCGCTTGCCCTGCCCCACTATGCAGTGCGCGTGCTGCAGCCCGACATCGGCGGCGGGTTCGGCCAGAAGGCCGGCATGTATTCCGAGGACGTGCTGGTGCCCTGGGCCGCCCATCGGCTGGGCCGCCCGGTCAAGTGGCTGGAAGACAAGGCCGAGCAGCTGGTCGGCTCGAGCCATTCGCGCCAGCAGGAATTCGATATGGAGCTGGCGCTCGATGCCGACGCCAGGGTCCTTGGCCTGCGCTACCGCGCCCGCATCGATGCCGGAGGCTACCTCACCTTCCCGGTGGTGCTGTCGTATCTCGGCATGTGCCACATGCTGGGGCCCTACCGGCTGCCGGCCTTCGCCGCGCATGTCCAGTCGGTGCTGACCAACAAGACGCACTCCGCGCCGTCTCGCGGCGCCGGCCGCCCCGAGGCCGCCTTTGCGCTCAATCGGATCATGGACCGCGCCGCACAGCAGATCGGCATCGATCCGATCGAGCTCCGGCGTCGCAACTTCATCCAGCCCGCCGACATGCCCTATTCGCCGGGCATCCTTTATCGCGACGGCAATCCGCTGCTGTTCGAGAGCGGCGACTATCCCGGCGCGCTCGAGCGCGCCTTGCAGGCAATCGACCGCGACTCGTTTCGCCGCGAGCAGGCGGCGGCGCGCGCCGAAGGCCGCCATCTGGGCCTCGGCATCGAGTGCAATATCGAGGCCGGCGGGCTCGGACCCTATGAGTACGCGCGGGTGCGCGTCGATCCGTCGGGCAAATTGGTGGTTCACACCGGGCTGGTCGACAGTGGCCAGGGCCATAAGACCGTCTTCGCCCAGGTCTGCGCCGACCAGCTCGGCGTCGACCCGGCCGACGTGGTCGTGCTCGCCACCGACACCGACGCGCTGACCTACGGTCGCGGCACGTATCACAGTCGCGGCGCAGTCGCCGGCGGAGGCGCCGTGCACAAGGCGGCATCGGCTCTGCGCGCCCGCCTCGTCGAGATCGCGGCGAGGCACTTCCAGATCAGGCCCGACACCCTTGTCGTCGAAGGCGGGGCGGTCTTCGAGCCGGGCACCGACCGGCGCCTGACATTCGCCGACTGCGCGCGACTGGCAACGCCCGAGCTGGCGCTGCCGGTCGGCGGCGCACCGGGTCTCGACGAGACGGCGGTGTTCGAGATGCCGACCACCTCGTGGGGCAATGCCGTGCATGCGGCGTTCGTCGAGGTCGATGTCGAGACCGGCCGCGTGCGCGTCCTGCGCTACGTCGTGCTGCATGACTGCGGCCGCATGATCAATCCGCTGATCGTGCGCGGCCAAGTACTGGGTGCGCTGGTCCAGGGTATCGGCGGCAGCCTGCTGGAGGAGCTGGGTTACGACCCACACGGCAATCCGCAGGCGACGACCCTGCAGGAATACATCCTGCCGAGATTGGACGACGTGCCGGAGATCGAAATCCTCAACATGGAAACGCCGTCACCGCTTAATCCGCTGGGCGTGAAGGGCGCCGGCGAGGCTGGCACGCTCGGGCCACCGGCCGCGCTCGCCGCCGCCGTCGAGGATGCGTTGGCCCCGTTCGGTGTGCGCATCCATGCGACTCCGCTATCGCCGCGCAACATCCTGGCGGCGCTGCGCGCCAAGCGCGAGGAGAAGGCCAATGCGGCCCGCCCCGTTTGA
- a CDS encoding FAD-binding oxidoreductase, whose protein sequence is MEVDFAIIGAGIAGVSCAYYLAPRARVAILEREHVPAYHTTGRSAALYTETYGSAAVRAITVRSGEFYRQPPAGFADVPLLSPRGALLFGRPGEADRIDAAYRDFHALVDTVERADRAETLRRHPLLRPELVEGAVWEPDAEDMDVAAIHAGFLRGARAAGAALHLKAEVAALDRRNGQWHVRLANGETILARVVVNASGAWADVLGAMAGARPIGLVPKRRTAFTFDAPQGTDIARLPIVVDLAETFYFKPEVGQFLGSPADETPSEPCDAQPEELDIAIAVDRIETHTTLTVPRIRNKWAGLRSFVADKEFVVGFDGDAEGFFWLAGQGGYGIQSAPAMGRLSAALALGEAMPGDIAALGVSEAALSPLRLC, encoded by the coding sequence ATGGAAGTCGACTTCGCCATCATCGGCGCCGGCATCGCCGGCGTATCCTGTGCCTACTACCTTGCACCGCGCGCCAGGGTCGCGATCCTCGAGCGCGAGCACGTCCCGGCCTACCACACGACGGGCCGCTCGGCGGCGCTCTACACCGAGACCTACGGCAGCGCCGCGGTGCGCGCGATCACGGTCCGCAGCGGCGAGTTCTATCGCCAGCCGCCTGCCGGCTTCGCCGATGTGCCGCTGCTGTCGCCCCGCGGCGCCCTGCTCTTCGGGCGTCCCGGAGAGGCCGACAGGATCGACGCCGCCTACCGGGACTTCCACGCGCTGGTCGATACGGTCGAGCGCGCCGATCGCGCCGAGACGCTGAGGCGGCATCCCCTGCTGCGGCCCGAGCTGGTCGAAGGCGCGGTGTGGGAGCCGGACGCCGAGGACATGGATGTGGCGGCGATCCACGCCGGATTCCTGAGGGGCGCGCGGGCCGCGGGCGCGGCGCTGCACCTGAAGGCCGAGGTCGCGGCGCTGGATCGCAGGAACGGCCAGTGGCACGTCCGGCTGGCGAACGGCGAGACGATCCTCGCCCGAGTCGTCGTCAACGCCTCGGGCGCCTGGGCGGATGTGCTGGGCGCGATGGCCGGCGCCAGGCCGATCGGTCTTGTTCCGAAGCGCCGCACCGCCTTCACCTTCGACGCGCCGCAGGGCACGGACATCGCCCGCCTGCCGATCGTCGTCGATCTGGCCGAGACTTTTTACTTCAAGCCCGAGGTCGGCCAGTTCCTCGGCTCCCCGGCCGACGAGACGCCAAGCGAGCCCTGCGATGCGCAGCCCGAGGAGCTCGACATCGCCATCGCCGTCGACCGCATCGAGACGCACACCACGCTCACCGTTCCACGTATCCGCAACAAGTGGGCAGGCCTGCGCAGCTTCGTGGCCGACAAGGAGTTCGTCGTCGGTTTCGACGGCGACGCCGAGGGCTTCTTCTGGCTCGCCGGACAGGGCGGCTACGGCATCCAGAGCGCGCCGGCGATGGGCCGGCTGTCGGCAGCGCTGGCGCTGGGCGAGGCGATGCCCGGGGACATCGCGGCGCTGGGCGTCAGCGAAGCGGCATTGAGTCCCCTGCGCCTGTGCTGA